A stretch of Candidatus Eisenbacteria bacterium DNA encodes these proteins:
- the lpdA gene encoding dihydrolipoyl dehydrogenase: protein TLGGTCLNVGCIPSKALLDSSEHFSLARHGFAAHGIKAQVELDLPTMLARKDQVVKELTNGIGFLFRKNKVDRVTGAARIQGAGRVEVTGPEGARTLQAKRILIATGSKPAALKGIEYDDRRIVHSTHALALPEVPKRMVVIGAGAIGLELGSVWMRLGAEVEVLEYMDRIVPGMDRKSGVLLQRSLEKQGMKFRLKTSAGGARVEGQQVIVTVKPAESRGEASETRCDVLLVAVGRRPYTEGLGAAEAGVKLDERGRIAVDEHYQTSVEGIYAIGDVIKGPMLAHKAEEEGIAAVERMSGLPGHVEYRCIPNVVYTWPELASVGQSEEEAAEAGIQVAIGTFPFLANARAKAMGERDGQVKILADAKTDRILGAHIVGPRASDLIAEVATAMELNASAEDIARSVHAHPTLPEAVREAALAVAKRAINV, encoded by the coding sequence CCACGCTGGGCGGGACTTGCCTCAACGTCGGATGCATCCCGAGCAAAGCCCTGCTGGATTCAAGCGAGCACTTTTCGCTCGCCCGCCATGGCTTCGCGGCCCACGGCATCAAGGCCCAGGTCGAGCTCGACTTGCCCACCATGCTGGCGCGCAAGGACCAGGTGGTGAAGGAGCTGACGAACGGCATCGGGTTCCTGTTCCGCAAGAACAAGGTGGATCGCGTGACCGGTGCGGCGCGCATCCAAGGCGCGGGGCGGGTCGAGGTGACCGGTCCCGAGGGCGCCCGCACGCTGCAGGCGAAGCGGATCCTGATTGCGACCGGCAGCAAGCCGGCGGCGCTCAAAGGGATCGAGTACGACGACCGGCGCATCGTCCATTCCACCCACGCCTTGGCTCTGCCCGAAGTGCCGAAGCGGATGGTGGTGATCGGGGCAGGCGCGATCGGGCTCGAGCTGGGCTCCGTCTGGATGCGTCTCGGCGCCGAGGTCGAGGTCCTCGAGTACATGGATCGCATCGTTCCCGGCATGGACCGGAAGAGCGGCGTGCTCCTCCAGCGGTCGCTCGAAAAGCAGGGCATGAAATTTCGCCTCAAGACGTCGGCCGGCGGCGCGCGTGTCGAAGGACAGCAGGTGATCGTGACGGTGAAGCCCGCCGAGTCGCGAGGCGAAGCTTCCGAGACCAGGTGCGACGTGCTCCTGGTGGCGGTGGGTCGGAGGCCATACACGGAGGGTCTCGGCGCCGCGGAAGCTGGCGTGAAGCTCGACGAGCGCGGTCGCATCGCCGTGGACGAGCACTACCAGACCAGCGTCGAAGGCATCTACGCGATCGGCGATGTCATCAAGGGCCCGATGCTGGCCCACAAGGCGGAAGAGGAAGGCATCGCCGCGGTCGAGCGCATGTCCGGGCTTCCCGGACACGTCGAGTATCGCTGTATTCCCAACGTGGTCTACACCTGGCCCGAGCTGGCATCGGTCGGACAGAGTGAAGAGGAAGCCGCCGAGGCCGGCATCCAGGTCGCGATCGGAACGTTTCCCTTCCTCGCCAATGCCCGGGCCAAGGCGATGGGGGAGCGTGATGGCCAGGTGAAGATCCTCGCGGACGCGAAGACCGATCGGATTCTTGGAGCGCACATCGTGGGACCCCGAGCCAGCGACCTGATCGCCGAGGTGGCGACCGCCATGGAGCTCAACGCGAGCGCGGAGGACATCGCCCGCTCGGTGCACGCTCACCCCACGTTGCCCGAGGCGGTGAGAGAAGCCGCGCTCGCCGTGGCCAAGCGAGCGATCAATGTCTAG
- a CDS encoding MBL fold metallo-hydrolase: MSSAPQTIGPWKVQTLETGYLWLDGGSMFGSVPKPLWSKLQPPDDRNRIRLAMRCLLLEGDEGRILVDVGVGHKFAPKLAEIYRVEHDVHTLERSLAALDLTPADISDVLLTHLHFDHAGGSTKLDGGQVVPTFPKARYHVQRRNLENARHPNARERASYMPENFEPLAEHGALDTWERPRESWPGIELIPAEGHTRGQQLVRVSGPEGVLYYVADLIPTSSHVRIPFVMGYDVAAIETMQEKQALLERAISENAWIVLEHDPLIAMGKPKRDGDDYGWAETVQADATSRTAR, encoded by the coding sequence ATGTCTAGCGCCCCGCAGACGATCGGCCCATGGAAGGTGCAGACGCTCGAAACGGGCTACCTGTGGCTCGATGGCGGATCGATGTTCGGCTCGGTCCCCAAGCCCTTGTGGTCCAAGCTCCAGCCGCCCGACGACAGGAACCGCATCCGTCTTGCGATGCGCTGCCTGCTGCTCGAAGGCGATGAAGGGCGGATCCTGGTGGACGTCGGGGTGGGCCACAAGTTCGCGCCCAAACTGGCCGAAATCTATCGGGTGGAGCACGACGTCCATACGCTGGAGCGCTCACTTGCGGCGCTCGACCTGACCCCGGCAGACATCAGCGATGTCCTGCTCACGCATCTCCATTTCGATCACGCCGGAGGGTCGACCAAGCTGGACGGGGGCCAGGTCGTTCCGACCTTTCCCAAGGCGCGCTATCACGTCCAGCGCCGCAACCTCGAGAATGCGCGTCACCCGAATGCGCGGGAGCGGGCGTCCTACATGCCCGAGAACTTCGAGCCGCTCGCCGAGCACGGCGCGCTCGACACCTGGGAGCGCCCGCGCGAGTCGTGGCCGGGCATCGAGCTCATCCCGGCGGAGGGCCATACCCGCGGGCAGCAGCTGGTGCGGGTGTCCGGTCCCGAAGGCGTTCTCTACTACGTCGCCGATCTGATTCCCACGTCGAGCCACGTGCGCATTCCGTTCGTGATGGGCTACGACGTCGCCGCCATCGAGACCATGCAGGAGAAGCAGGCGCTGCTCGAGCGCGCCATCTCCGAGAATGCCTGGATCGTGCTGGAGCACGATCCGCTGATCGCCATGGGCAAGCCGAAGCGAGACGGCGACGACTACGGATGGGCGGAGACGGTGCAGGCCGACGCAACGTCGAGGACGGCCCGGTGA